The sequence CTGTCGTGCAAGTTGGGAAAGACTTCTTCGACGGGGAGGGTAATTTTTTGTATAGAATCTGAGAAGTTTCTGTGAACCGTTTTAGCCCTGTTCAAATGTTAGTGATAATCTGATTAATTATATAACACTTTATTAAGCATTCACAGGAATATTGAGCAGAATaatagacaaaataaatgtttttttttggcatgcACTTGGTTCGTCgttgtgtttgtaaaactacAGTTTATGgtattttaattatttccatTCTCtgctgaaatatatatattttacatcgACAGAAATAAGGACCATGCGGTAGAGgaacacaattttttttattgaaaagcCCAAAGTAAATTGCCACAAATATACAGGAGGAAAGCGCTAGATAAAGATGTATCATTGTATATTTACAGAACTTTTGCAATGGCTCATTTATACAGAAGTTTATACCATAAGATGAGTGTTACAAATCATGATTAAATCTAACAGTATTCAATCAGTTTGTAATTATTTGAGCCATCATAACCAATTCTCCtagattgcatgttttttggaggagggaggaagccagagaatccgtgcaggcacggggagaacatacaaaaacAATCGAACCTGGTTCCTTATTGCTGAGGCAACGGCACCACCCACTGCGTCGCCGTGACACCCATGATCAGATCGCGCGCTTTACTATTTTCACAAAGCGATGTGGAATATTGAAACTTAAGATTCAAGTCAGTGGAAAGATAGCATAACAATTATTTTACCACTCAATTTATCTTAGGTAGCGAGTTTAATTTGAGGCGTCGCTGATCCTACTGTTTGAAACTGGTTGCACATTAGTTGACAGTCATCATCAGGAAACAGGCACTTGTATAACCGCATCCAGTTTACTGCAATTTGAACCTGTTGGTAGCATAAATGACCCTTTATGAAAGCcatataaataaacagaattttTTGCAACAAATGTTTAAACCAACAAAAGATATTAAAATATCTGCAATTCCTGaacatcaaacatttttttaacaacatTAGAAGCTGGTTAGTACAAAAACTGCTCGAAGGATGACAGATGCGATTCTATAAATACAGTAATTATTGGAGCCTTATCACATGAATCATCAGGACGCATTTGGGAAAAATGTTAAACTAAAAACTAAGCATACAAAGGGTGTGCTTTATGCAGTCACAACTGCAGACTAGAATATTTGAACAAGTCTCTCTGGAAACAGATATGCGACTGTCCTCTATATTGATGCATAATGTGTTTCGTACAGTTTCGTCTCGGATACATTAGAGCTATCACGCCAATAGCATTTATTAGCATGCATGGCCAAAATAGTTACTCTGAACAAGTTATTGCTGTCAGCCTAAGATATGCGTCCTCTTCCTTTAACCATCGATCACAGTGCCAGAGACTAGAGTACCAAAAGTGTGCAAATACATAGAGACCACAACAAGAGATATTAAAATGAAAGCAGCTCAAATTTACGCTCTTTCTTCCATCGGCAAAACCGTTCCATGAACAAATACATGATCAAAAGTGGGGATTCATTCACATCCAGCAACCAACTGCAACCTTTGAAACTGACACCACGTCAAAAAgtgtcaaataaaaacagaattatgCTCAAGtaaatgaggaaaaaagaaaaaaaaaaactacagatcATCAACAGGAGTCAGAAGTATTTCCAGGTGACGGAAAGTGCAAGACCCGTGATATAAAGGTGGTGAATTTATACAAAAAGCTTTCCTTCacaatccatccattcatctggcTCCGTCGGCCATTAAAATTAATGCACCAGCTCTTCCgttcttcaaaataaataactcGAGTACTCCCTCAGTAAAGAAGTGGTAACTGAAGCCCGACAGACCTCCTTCATAGTTGGCCTCCACTGTGACATTAGTCCCAGGAAGCTTCTTTACATTCATTGCAGTTTACAGATGACAGCAGATAAAGCCACAAACTGTCTGGTCGCTGAGCTCAGAGTTTGTACCAGAAgatgaaaggaagagagagcTGGAGACAAAAGAGTAGCAGGGAGCGTTTGGCCACAATGTGGACTGGAAACCTGCTGCCCAGGAGGAATGACAAGTTGTTCCTGTTATTCAAGCATGTCCTGtgtcaaaagaagaaaacaagtgTCAACACAGCACAGGTGAGCCAACAAAGAAACGCCCACGACTAGAAATACTGCAAAGTCATGCTGGACTAGCACACAGACGCCACCATGAATGGATGAACTCAGTTTGCGCTTATCGGGATCGTAACAGGATAAGATCAATAGAATAACAAAGCACACTTATCAAGGGTTTGTCTTTAGCAGGTGCTTATAACcttcagaaaatatttctttaatATTGCATATACTCTGTTCTATGTGTCCAGCTCCTGAAAAATTAAAgttcatttttttcttgtgtATTATTTTCATTCTCTGAATTTTAACATGCAATCAATTTCCCCCCTGAGCTTTAATGATACAAAAACATTCTGTCGGCTCGCTTGCAAAACAGTGGCCCAGTCTTGTACCCCTGCTTCCATACTATCGAGCGTGAGAGAGTAAATAACCAGTATACCTCATCTGAGTCATCGTGAAACACGATTTTGCCATTTTGGGTGTGGTCGGTCTCCAGCGTTTCATCCACCCCGTCAATGGCGTTGTCTTCAGCATGCTGTTGCAGCACAGAGTACCTGTGGACCAAGAACCTGtcgagtgcaaaaaaaaaaaaaaaaaaatcaggccACTTGAGATAATGCAGGAAACCCCAATTTATCACATCAGACACAGTAAGATCATGTCCGACAGTAGCTGGGTTTGGGTAGTGGtctccattccccccccccccgtctgtggAGACATGCACTGACCTGCCGCCGCAGACGTATTTCTTGACCAAGATAACTGCTGCTGCGATGCTCAGCAGCATGACTATGACGACTGCTATCACTATAGGCACCGACTTGGAGTGGCCCTTTATCTGTAAACAGACCAGCAGACAGAAGGAGTGAGAAAGCCAGCACAAACACGGATGCACTACAGGCTACCGGAAATCACGAGCGGCATTCCTTAGCATGCATCAGTACTAACCAAAAGTTCAGGTTTCACCAGGTCGCTCTCACATCGCTCACTGAGGTCGATCTCTTCACGCGTGGGTTGCGTTCCGCCCTCACATTTGTCTCCAGGGATTTTCCTATAGCTGTAAAGAATGTGCAGAATCATCTGAGGAGGAGGTTTATGACTCGCTTTTCTTGTGTGTGAACCCTGCTTTAATATTACAAACTGATTCACCACAAATAACtaattttatatttgtattagAGCTGACTTTTAAATTGATCAAAATCTCTTCATCTCTTAAGGGAAGTGTCTAAAAAACAACTCagtgaatgaaaacaaatatgaatCAGATTGGAGTTAGTTCAACTTGACGCAAATTGTGGGTCAGCATGATCAACGCTCTCTTTTGTCAGAATGACAATATCTTAATTTATGAATGTTCACTAATAAACCGGTAACGtgacacacagagatctgggccTTACCCTTGAGTCTGCAGTTGCTCCTCTCTGCCATGCAGACAGAACTCCAGCACTGTGCCCTTCAGGTCAGGCTGCTCCTCGCACTCGGAGCTGTTCTCCTTACGGTAGTATCCAAAGTCACTGCAAACAGCCGCAAGATGCAGGAAGGGTTAACAAGTGCAGCAGAGATGATTGCATTGCTGCCTTCACCATCAGGTGAACAGAGAATGTCTTACCACATGAAGTCATCCAGGGTGCACAAACACGGGGTTGGTTGGGTATCGATCTGGTATTCCCGTCCTTTCAAGCAAACGGAGTCTTTCCTGAGGCGCAGGAACTTCTCtttgtatcccagcatgcacccaTCGATGGGGTTGCTGATGTCATTGGAATGTGCCAACCATTGCACATAGTCTGTAGCCTGACCTACAAAGTATTGGGTTTGGCTTATGTTCACTCCCCAGCAAGCAGCAAAATATTCACAAATTAAATCGGTTACTTGTACAAAAACATACGACCAGGGGCGACTCACAGTCTCTAGTGAGAAGATCTCTGAAGTCAATGGTGATGGAGACCCAGTACTGGCTGATGAAGGACTCTCTGTAGCCCCAGATACTGACATTCATGGAGCGAGCTCCCGGCTCCATCGCCAAACCAGTAAAGTAAATTGGTTCTTTGGTAAAGTTGTACACACTCCAGCACTGTCCTTCATCGGTCGAGAATCTGTCAGGACATTGAGGAATGTGCAAGCGTCAGCATTAAATATTAACGTCAAATTAAAAAAGGGACAACTTGAGAGGGCGAGCTCCATTACATCCACCGGCTGTGTGAAAAAAGGCACAAGGGTGACTTCAAGTGCATGAATACTATATGCACCATTAAATCAGCCTAAATTGAATCTAAactataaataaaacaatagcaTCCCTCTTACAGCATCACCAAACGGGTGCTGTTCACTCTTACTTGATTTGGTTCATAGTTTGAGTGGGGTTGTGCTCCACAGCAACCAGCAGCCCTCCAGAATCCAGAATAGCATAGTGATGGGGCCCATCGAGGGCCTTCAGCCATGTGTACCCCCCATCATCAGACACGTACACATCAGGCTTCAGCACGGAGATGGCATCACCGACACTCCCTGAAGGGACAATCAGATTGGTTATATACCGTTAAATAACTGAAATAGTTCATCTAAAAACGAAACACTGGTGTGAACGTTGGGTTTTGATGCTAACCGTGAGCTAGGATGAGGCCCAGTGCGTTGGGCTCAGACAGCGGCAGCATGGGGACGTTCAGGTTCACGGCTGTGCTGTAGGAGGCGTGGAGGTGGAGGCtgcactgcagacacaaacacaagcaggatGCCGTATCTTAGAACAAAATAACATGGAAAAACTAAAACTGCCGTGATAAACATGTACCGTTACCTCACATTGAAAACCAAAAGTAATTTCACTACGTTAACTTTAATCTCTATTTTGCAGCGGAATACAATATGACCCTAAAACCTTAAAGTTTTTAGCAAGTCTTTTgggttcattttatttttttccctcaaGACACCACAGTAGTATCGGTATACCTTCTCTGGGTCTTTGGCTGTAGCATCACACTTGCTGTTGGCAGGTTTCCTCAGGGGAACCCATTCCCCTCCTTGATCAAAGGACACCACAGACTGCACAGAGTTATCTGGGACATGACAGGGACACAAAATTAAGGAGGTATTTACCACCTTGCCGAGACCAATATCCAAAACCAATGCATGCACATCACGCTTTGATTCAGGTCAAAGCATAACAAGTATCCCCACTTAGTCTGCCCCGAAAATAttaatcatgtgtgtgtgattgaccCCAGATGGACCCCCCCCACTAGCAGCAACACTCAATTCAAGCTGATGTGGATAGGATTGATGCTCCTTTTGGCAGGGAGGTGAGGTGAAGTATTTCTGGCCGCTTGTCAGCTCGATGGTTCACAGAATGCAAAACTAACACCGAGAAGCGAATTGAATTACTTATCTCACACCCTCCATCTATTATGTAATGGAgaagtcatgtgtgtgtgtgtgtgtgtgtgtgtgtttgagataCCTTCTGCCAGGACACTGGTGGTGAAAACTCCTCGCAGGGAGGTGACATTAGTAAAGTCTGTCTCGCCACCTGTGGCGGTATAAAGGTGTTTCTCCAGTGACTTGGAGTAGACAGTGCCCCGGTCATCTGATGCGTAAATTGTACCAAATCCTgaatctggagaaggaaaaaaaaaaaacatgttttcaaaAATACATGCATAGAAAATTCAAATGCAAGACTGCTTTGATGCTCTGCTCTACAATACAAAGAGCAAACACGTGAGGTTACGGCGTGGACTGACCTCCAACCTCATCGACATGCATGAAGACCATGTCGTCATTTGCTGCAAGGATGGAGTAGAACTGCTCGCGTCCAACAGGGGGAAGCTGGGCCATGTCCCACGTGTCACCTTGGTCCACTGATACATGGATCATCCTCAGAGTCCCCTgcagcaatgggggggggggggggggggtagatattttagatattttagtcaaatataaaatgttgaCATTGAAGAACATCTTGGCTCTGGATGCACAAAATTTGTTTGTATCTGCTAGTGGTTGTATTTTTTGGGGGACAAAGTGTATATGAACTAACCTTGCCAGTCATTACAGAGGCAAAAAGGAAGCGCCCACCCGTGCCAAAGGAGTAGATCTTAGTGGCGATAGTCTTG is a genomic window of Brachionichthys hirsutus isolate HB-005 chromosome 2, CSIRO-AGI_Bhir_v1, whole genome shotgun sequence containing:
- the sort1b gene encoding sortilin 1b; translated protein: MGLLLPCAVLLCVSALAAGLDFQLGPEPLGQPVFVKRIHAEEKASKIVRSSLPASLPAASPKRARNRRSAVLDDSCKSLRGYDATLAGNTHRVTLNDLSGSVSLAWVGDGTGVILALTTFQVPFFLMKFGQSKLYRSEDYGKTFEDVTKLINNTFIRSEFGFAIGPENSGKVILTGDVSGGNGSRIFVSRDFGRTFTPKDLAFVPMWQITYDPYDSNVLQVIDNDYVLWLSEDFGSTWKKIQDKVCLVKWGRESTIFFTSTTNGSCYERGMLELRRTTDYGKTFKTIATKIYSFGTGGRFLFASVMTGKGTLRMIHVSVDQGDTWDMAQLPPVGREQFYSILAANDDMVFMHVDEVGDSGFGTIYASDDRGTVYSKSLEKHLYTATGGETDFTNVTSLRGVFTTSVLAEDNSVQSVVSFDQGGEWVPLRKPANSKCDATAKDPEKCSLHLHASYSTAVNLNVPMLPLSEPNALGLILAHGSVGDAISVLKPDVYVSDDGGYTWLKALDGPHHYAILDSGGLLVAVEHNPTQTMNQIKFSTDEGQCWSVYNFTKEPIYFTGLAMEPGARSMNVSIWGYRESFISQYWVSITIDFRDLLTRDCQATDYVQWLAHSNDISNPIDGCMLGYKEKFLRLRKDSVCLKGREYQIDTQPTPCLCTLDDFMCDFGYYRKENSSECEEQPDLKGTVLEFCLHGREEQLQTQGYRKIPGDKCEGGTQPTREEIDLSERCESDLVKPELLIKGHSKSVPIVIAVVIVMLLSIAAAVILVKKYVCGGRFLVHRYSVLQQHAEDNAIDGVDETLETDHTQNGKIVFHDDSDEDMLE